The following proteins are co-located in the Bacteroidales bacterium genome:
- a CDS encoding aminotransferase class IV — MSLLVESIKVQDGKLLNINQHNERMERSLFDLFGKKSTVYLEKIIDVPASARKGIYKCRVVYDDISTEAEFIPYIIHEVRSLRIVYDDEISYSYKFAERSDLIRLYGLRGECDDILIIKNGLVTDTSYANVILKDKNGSWFTPSSCLLKGTRRSKLLNDKIISEADISVGHLNKYSELRIINAMIGIDDSKSIPVSELL, encoded by the coding sequence ATGTCCCTATTGGTTGAATCAATAAAAGTACAGGATGGTAAGTTGTTGAATATCAATCAGCATAATGAACGTATGGAGCGTTCTCTGTTTGATTTGTTCGGAAAGAAGAGTACAGTTTACCTGGAAAAAATCATTGATGTACCAGCATCAGCCCGAAAAGGAATCTATAAATGCAGAGTGGTTTATGATGATATAAGTACTGAAGCTGAATTCATACCATATATTATACATGAGGTCAGATCACTGCGTATTGTTTATGATGATGAAATAAGTTATTCCTATAAGTTTGCTGAGAGGTCCGACTTAATCAGACTCTACGGACTCAGGGGAGAATGTGATGATATTCTTATAATCAAAAATGGATTGGTTACAGACACCTCTTATGCGAATGTGATACTGAAGGATAAAAATGGAAGCTGGTTCACCCCTTCATCCTGCCTGCTTAAGGGTACTCGACGGTCTAAACTGCTAAATGACAAAATCATTTCGGAGGCTGATATTTCTGTCGGCCACCTGAATAAATATTCTGAGTTACGAATAATAAATGCAATGATAGGAATAGACGATTCAAAGAGCATTCCTGTTAGTGAATTATTGTGA
- a CDS encoding response regulator, with translation MNFFKGTSANLLGLPSAFQGSWTFDRMTLSFSGSMAAYEKDYLEDYFLKSLVPFRFSLVLAMIFYGAFAFLDASSVPKLKEIFWFIRFGVVFPVLIGVFAFSFSKTFKKYMQFVISFIMFLTGFGIIVMIIYAAQVSNYNYYAGLILIFIFGYTFIRARFIYASIAGWVIVVAYEISAIWISDTPIEILINNNYFFISANVIGMFISYFLELSSRNDFYMRKLLQREQENVQAANNALEKRVRERTAQLTDAYQNLKKEIETRKKFEKERGELETQLFQLKKMETIGTLAGGIAHDFNNILTPILGYTDMALEELPDESTLRFDIEQINNAATRGKDLVQQILTFSREVNFDKKPIQLNLVVVEVLNLLKASFPTGIEIRQNLKPDIGTILADATHMHQIIMNLCTNASYAMMNSGGILEVNLDVISADRTLMKQVPNLKKGKYVRLTLSDTGHGMDSKTKERIFEPFFTRKEVGSGSGLGLSVVHGIVNNYGGAITVDSTVGVGTTFTIYLPQYGTSPVSTDDLNKTITKGDEFILFVDDEQEITFMGKKMLENLGYKVTIKTDSLSALEEFKSNPNKYSLLVTDQTMPRMFGTELASKMKEIRPELKVIIITGYIDKLSEDLINESGISEIIMKPLILSDFSKVIRKVLDAN, from the coding sequence ATGAATTTTTTTAAGGGTACCTCTGCAAATCTTCTCGGTCTTCCGTCCGCATTCCAGGGTTCATGGACATTTGACAGAATGACATTATCATTTTCAGGCAGTATGGCTGCTTATGAAAAAGATTACCTTGAAGATTACTTTTTAAAATCACTGGTCCCTTTCAGGTTTTCACTGGTATTGGCAATGATCTTCTACGGTGCATTTGCATTCCTCGATGCCTCTTCGGTTCCGAAACTAAAAGAGATCTTCTGGTTTATCCGTTTTGGGGTAGTTTTTCCGGTTCTTATCGGAGTATTTGCATTCTCTTTCTCAAAGACTTTTAAAAAGTATATGCAGTTTGTCATCTCATTTATAATGTTCCTGACAGGATTCGGAATTATTGTGATGATCATTTATGCTGCCCAGGTTTCAAATTATAATTACTATGCAGGACTGATACTTATTTTTATTTTCGGTTACACCTTTATAAGGGCCAGGTTTATTTACGCATCAATTGCAGGATGGGTAATTGTTGTAGCCTACGAGATCTCAGCCATCTGGATATCAGATACACCAATAGAGATTCTTATTAACAACAATTATTTCTTTATAAGTGCAAACGTTATAGGAATGTTCATCAGTTATTTCCTTGAGCTCTCCTCCCGTAATGATTTTTATATGAGAAAGTTATTACAGCGGGAACAGGAAAATGTACAGGCTGCCAATAATGCTCTTGAGAAAAGGGTAAGGGAAAGAACAGCCCAGCTTACCGATGCCTATCAGAACCTGAAAAAGGAGATAGAAACACGGAAAAAGTTTGAGAAGGAGAGGGGAGAACTTGAGACTCAGTTGTTTCAGCTGAAAAAGATGGAGACAATCGGGACCTTGGCCGGAGGTATAGCACATGATTTTAACAATATACTTACTCCGATTCTTGGTTACACAGATATGGCACTGGAAGAACTTCCCGATGAAAGTACTCTTCGTTTCGATATTGAGCAGATTAATAATGCCGCAACAAGAGGAAAAGACCTTGTTCAGCAAATCCTGACATTCAGCCGGGAAGTTAACTTTGACAAGAAACCGATTCAGCTGAACCTCGTTGTCGTTGAAGTCCTTAACCTGCTGAAAGCCTCTTTCCCAACGGGTATTGAGATCAGACAGAATCTCAAACCAGATATCGGGACTATACTTGCCGATGCGACTCATATGCATCAGATAATTATGAACCTGTGCACTAATGCCAGTTATGCCATGATGAACTCAGGTGGTATTCTTGAGGTTAATCTTGATGTTATTTCTGCAGACAGGACTCTAATGAAGCAGGTGCCGAATCTTAAGAAGGGGAAATATGTCAGACTTACTCTTTCTGATACCGGACATGGGATGGATAGCAAGACCAAAGAGCGGATTTTTGAACCCTTCTTCACAAGAAAAGAGGTTGGATCGGGTTCCGGACTCGGTCTCTCGGTGGTACACGGTATCGTAAACAACTATGGTGGAGCCATTACTGTTGACAGTACAGTAGGCGTAGGGACCACTTTTACAATTTACCTTCCACAGTATGGAACGAGCCCTGTAAGTACAGATGACTTGAACAAGACTATTACAAAAGGGGATGAGTTTATCCTGTTTGTAGATGATGAACAGGAGATAACTTTCATGGGTAAGAAAATGCTCGAAAATCTTGGATATAAGGTTACTATCAAGACTGATTCTTTATCTGCACTCGAAGAGTTCAAGTCAAATCCGAATAAATATTCATTACTTGTTACTGATCAGACCATGCCACGGATGTTCGGTACTGAACTTGCCTCCAAAATGAAAGAGATCCGTCCCGAACTAAAGGTTATTATTATCACAGGATATATAGATAAATTGTCTGAAGACCTTATAAATGAATCCGGTATTTCGGAGATTATTATGAAACCCCTGATTTTAAGCGATTTCAGCAAAGTTATAAGGAAGGTACTCGACGCAAATTAA
- a CDS encoding sugar phosphate isomerase/epimerase, with translation MKAKQSRRDFLRVSAAGALGAIVLSQYGCKTGTKPSQVKTLAEIAAGGIGLQLYTIRDAMAADALGSLKRVAEIGYKYLELAGYADRKFYGYEPAEFKKLVNEMGMEILSSHTQVEAEGITLDNAKFMAEDHAKLGVKYCLQPWVVPEARNTISGYQKMCADWNKVGGIMKENGIQFGYHNHNFEFANVEGKVPFYDVFMVELDKELVTMELDLFWTTKAGQNPVDIFNKYPGRFQLFHMKDMWTNEPPFFTTDGVKDFAPVGAGVLNFKPILEARETAGLKYLVVEQDQSRDGDPFADITISLNNLKTKILV, from the coding sequence ATGAAAGCAAAACAATCAAGACGTGATTTTTTAAGAGTCTCCGCCGCAGGAGCTCTGGGTGCAATCGTTCTTTCACAGTATGGTTGCAAGACAGGCACGAAACCTTCCCAGGTGAAGACATTAGCAGAGATAGCCGCAGGTGGTATTGGACTGCAGTTATATACTATCCGCGATGCAATGGCTGCTGATGCACTGGGTTCACTTAAGAGGGTTGCAGAAATAGGCTACAAATATCTTGAACTTGCAGGTTATGCTGACCGTAAGTTTTATGGATATGAGCCTGCAGAATTTAAGAAGCTTGTGAACGAAATGGGTATGGAAATCCTCAGCAGTCATACACAGGTTGAAGCTGAAGGTATAACTCTTGATAATGCCAAATTCATGGCAGAAGACCATGCAAAACTGGGTGTTAAGTATTGCCTGCAGCCATGGGTGGTTCCGGAAGCAAGGAACACGATTTCCGGTTATCAGAAGATGTGTGCTGACTGGAATAAGGTAGGTGGAATTATGAAAGAGAACGGAATCCAGTTTGGTTATCACAACCATAACTTTGAGTTTGCAAATGTAGAAGGCAAGGTACCTTTCTATGATGTGTTCATGGTAGAGCTTGACAAAGAGCTAGTTACAATGGAGCTAGACCTGTTCTGGACAACAAAGGCCGGTCAGAATCCTGTAGATATCTTTAATAAATATCCCGGCAGATTCCAGCTGTTCCATATGAAAGATATGTGGACCAACGAGCCTCCGTTCTTTACAACTGACGGCGTTAAGGATTTCGCACCGGTTGGAGCTGGAGTACTCAACTTCAAACCTATTCTTGAAGCCAGGGAAACCGCAGGCCTTAAGTACCTTGTTGTTGAGCAGGATCAGTCAAGGGATGGCGATCCGTTTGCTGATATTACAATCAGTCTTAATAATCTTAAAACAAAAATACTGGTTTAA
- a CDS encoding CusA/CzcA family heavy metal efflux RND transporter, translated as MINRIISFSIKNKFIIGLFVLALIGWGSYSLTRMPVDAIPDITNNQVQIISLAPSLAVQEVESFITAPIEVAVANIPDIIELRSISRLGLSVVTVVFEDDVDLYWARQQLTERLKEAEESIPQGLAEISLAPISSGLGEIFQYRLAVERGYEKEFNPMELRTIQDWIVRREMLGTPGVADINSYGGFVKQYEIAVNPERLKGMSLTLQDIFTSLEKNNENTGSAYIDKNPNAYFIRGIGLVKTLEDIERIVVKTTDSGVPVLIRDIATVQFGSATRYGAFVVDTTEAVGGVVMMLKGANAHQVIDNVAERIESIQKSLPSQVKIEPFLNRSDLVGRSIGTVSRNLIEGALIVIFILVLLLGNMRAGLIVASVIPLAMLFAVSMMNLFGVSGNLMSLGAIDFGLIVDGAVIIVESVVFRISMIKHHDPAVTRLNQAQMDENVYDSAKRMMSSATFGQIIILIVYLPIMALIGIEGKMFRPMAQVVTFALLGSAILSLTYVPMASALFLSKNTSHKPNFSDALMVWFHKIFNPLIMFALKRKLLVTVSSVVLFLFSLMLFNRLGGEFIPQLEEGDLAAGVMTLQGGSLTNTVDKVIMANKILLENFPEIKHAVCKIGAGEIPTDPTPMETGDYIITLKDKEEWVSAETREELIAKMEEKLIVLAGVKFEFQQPIQMRFNELMSGSKQDIGIKVFGDDLTILAEKAAEVEKIIMTIPGVEDINVEKVTGLAQIQVEYNRDRLAQYGLSVVDVNQVLRAAFAGSQAGVVYDEEKRFGLVVRLDKDYRQSLDDVKNLSVALPDGHQIPFDQVADIYIKSGPAQVSRENTKRRITIGFNVRNRDIKSVIEDVTLKIDQSIQLPVGYYISYGGQFRNLEAAQKRLSIAVPVSLLLIFVLLYFAFGSAKQSLLIFSAVPMAAIGGVFALWVRGMNFSISAGVGFIALFGVAVLNGIVLIAEFNRLEKEGITDIKERVIKGLNIRLRPVIMTAAVASLGFLPMALSTSAGAEVQKPLATVVIGGLITATLLTLIVLPVFYIFFSSARFNFRIKKESAQKALTIFLLFGATSLLNSISAQQPKVIDLHEAIKIALDSNLSIKSASLSVDVQRALKGASVDIPKTIIDGQYGQFNSYTADNSVAISQTFEFPAVYFNKYKLANASIKSSELQYVMTQLEIATQVKQVYWHFVFLTSKQKLLVYQDSLYSGFLRAAELRAKTGETNRLEMITARSQSLEIRNQLFQVTSDISISSNKLMTLLNSTIPMIPSVKNVIRIGSSHIIDTVSFEDNPSLRYIKQLVEISQMEKKLERSKMLPDFNVGYFSQTIIGTQDVNGAPRTFGNDFRFNGVQAGISVPLWFAPYTSRIKAAKISEEIARTNAENYSKSISGNIQSLIDEYNKYSNSVDYYEKQAVPEAEIIIDQATRSYKAGALDYLDYVLTLNRALTIRQNYLDALNSFNQTIIAIEYVTGKIF; from the coding sequence ATGATAAACAGAATAATCTCATTCTCAATAAAGAACAAGTTCATTATTGGATTATTCGTATTGGCATTGATTGGATGGGGATCATATTCTTTAACAAGGATGCCGGTTGATGCCATCCCGGACATTACCAATAACCAGGTTCAGATTATCTCTCTTGCTCCCTCGCTGGCTGTACAGGAAGTTGAGAGTTTCATTACAGCACCTATTGAAGTTGCTGTTGCCAATATCCCTGATATAATCGAACTCCGGTCAATTTCACGTCTTGGGCTATCGGTAGTTACCGTGGTATTCGAAGATGATGTTGATTTATACTGGGCCCGGCAGCAATTAACTGAGAGGCTGAAGGAAGCTGAAGAGTCAATTCCTCAGGGTTTGGCTGAAATTTCCCTGGCCCCGATTTCATCAGGTTTGGGTGAAATATTTCAGTATCGGCTTGCAGTTGAGAGAGGATATGAAAAAGAATTCAATCCAATGGAACTCAGGACAATTCAGGACTGGATAGTGCGTCGTGAAATGCTTGGAACACCTGGTGTTGCTGATATTAATAGTTATGGAGGATTTGTAAAGCAGTATGAAATAGCTGTTAATCCCGAGAGGCTTAAAGGAATGAGTCTGACTCTTCAGGATATTTTTACATCTCTTGAGAAAAATAATGAAAATACCGGCAGTGCTTATATAGACAAGAATCCAAATGCTTATTTTATAAGAGGTATAGGACTTGTAAAGACTCTGGAAGACATTGAAAGGATAGTAGTTAAAACAACTGATTCCGGAGTACCTGTTCTTATACGTGATATTGCTACGGTGCAGTTTGGCAGTGCGACAAGATATGGCGCTTTTGTTGTCGATACTACAGAAGCAGTTGGTGGTGTTGTAATGATGCTGAAAGGTGCAAATGCGCATCAGGTAATAGACAATGTTGCAGAACGGATTGAGTCTATACAGAAATCGCTTCCCAGTCAGGTAAAGATAGAACCATTTCTTAACCGCTCTGACCTGGTAGGACGGTCAATCGGGACTGTCTCACGGAACCTCATAGAAGGTGCACTTATTGTTATTTTTATACTGGTCTTGTTGCTCGGAAACATGAGGGCAGGCCTGATTGTGGCTTCGGTTATACCGCTTGCTATGCTGTTTGCTGTCTCAATGATGAACCTGTTCGGTGTATCGGGAAACCTGATGAGTCTTGGCGCCATTGACTTCGGCTTAATTGTGGACGGGGCTGTGATAATTGTTGAGAGCGTTGTTTTCCGGATCTCAATGATTAAGCATCACGACCCTGCAGTAACCAGATTAAATCAGGCCCAGATGGATGAGAACGTTTATGATTCGGCAAAAAGAATGATGAGTTCGGCAACTTTCGGACAGATTATAATTCTTATAGTCTATCTCCCGATTATGGCACTCATAGGTATTGAAGGTAAAATGTTCAGGCCAATGGCTCAGGTAGTTACTTTTGCCCTTTTAGGCTCTGCAATCTTATCACTTACATATGTTCCTATGGCATCTGCGTTATTCCTTAGTAAGAATACAAGTCATAAGCCAAATTTCTCCGACGCTTTAATGGTATGGTTCCATAAGATTTTCAATCCGCTGATTATGTTTGCATTAAAGAGAAAATTACTTGTAACTGTTTCATCGGTTGTTCTTTTCCTGTTCAGCTTAATGTTATTCAATCGGTTAGGTGGTGAGTTCATTCCTCAACTTGAAGAAGGAGATCTCGCAGCAGGAGTTATGACTCTTCAGGGAGGATCACTTACAAATACTGTAGATAAGGTTATAATGGCGAACAAAATACTTCTTGAAAATTTTCCGGAAATAAAGCACGCTGTTTGCAAAATTGGGGCAGGTGAGATACCTACAGATCCAACACCAATGGAGACAGGTGATTATATCATTACATTGAAAGATAAAGAAGAATGGGTGTCAGCGGAAACAAGAGAAGAGCTTATTGCAAAAATGGAAGAGAAACTGATTGTTCTTGCCGGTGTTAAATTTGAATTTCAGCAGCCAATTCAGATGAGGTTCAATGAACTTATGTCGGGATCAAAACAGGATATAGGTATAAAAGTATTCGGAGATGATCTTACAATCCTTGCAGAGAAAGCAGCTGAAGTTGAAAAGATAATTATGACAATTCCCGGGGTAGAAGATATAAATGTAGAAAAAGTAACTGGTCTTGCCCAGATACAGGTTGAGTACAATCGCGATCGTCTGGCGCAGTATGGCCTCTCAGTTGTGGATGTAAATCAGGTATTACGCGCAGCATTTGCCGGCAGTCAGGCTGGTGTTGTATATGATGAGGAGAAACGATTTGGTCTGGTTGTCCGTCTCGATAAGGACTACAGACAGAGCCTCGACGATGTTAAAAACCTTTCAGTTGCTCTTCCGGATGGACATCAGATTCCTTTTGATCAGGTTGCTGACATATATATTAAGTCAGGGCCCGCACAGGTTTCAAGGGAGAATACTAAAAGGCGCATTACAATAGGATTTAATGTAAGGAATCGTGACATAAAAAGTGTCATTGAAGACGTAACACTTAAGATTGATCAGTCAATTCAGCTGCCTGTCGGTTACTATATCTCATATGGTGGTCAGTTCAGGAATCTTGAGGCTGCTCAGAAGAGGCTCTCCATTGCAGTACCGGTCTCTCTTCTCCTTATTTTTGTACTTCTTTACTTTGCTTTCGGTTCGGCAAAACAATCACTTCTTATCTTCTCTGCCGTTCCGATGGCAGCAATAGGTGGCGTTTTTGCTTTGTGGGTACGCGGAATGAATTTTTCTATATCAGCAGGCGTGGGTTTCATAGCATTATTTGGAGTTGCTGTACTAAATGGTATTGTACTTATTGCTGAGTTCAACAGACTCGAGAAAGAAGGTATAACAGATATTAAGGAAAGGGTTATTAAAGGTCTTAATATACGTCTGCGTCCGGTAATAATGACTGCCGCAGTAGCATCCCTGGGATTTCTGCCAATGGCATTATCAACCTCTGCAGGCGCTGAGGTGCAGAAGCCTCTGGCTACTGTAGTAATTGGCGGATTAATAACCGCAACCTTACTTACTCTTATTGTTCTTCCTGTTTTTTATATTTTCTTTTCTTCAGCCAGGTTTAATTTCAGGATTAAGAAAGAGTCTGCTCAAAAAGCTCTAACGATATTTTTGCTTTTTGGAGCAACATCATTATTAAATAGTATTTCTGCTCAGCAACCAAAAGTTATAGATCTCCATGAGGCAATTAAGATAGCACTTGATAGTAATCTTTCTATTAAGAGTGCATCATTATCAGTAGATGTTCAGAGAGCGTTAAAAGGAGCATCAGTGGATATTCCCAAAACTATTATTGACGGACAGTACGGACAGTTCAACTCATATACTGCTGATAACAGTGTTGCAATTTCCCAGACATTTGAATTTCCTGCTGTATATTTTAATAAGTATAAACTTGCCAATGCAAGTATTAAAAGCAGTGAACTTCAATATGTTATGACTCAGCTCGAGATTGCAACCCAGGTAAAACAGGTTTACTGGCATTTTGTATTCCTCACATCAAAGCAAAAATTGCTGGTTTATCAGGATAGTCTTTACTCTGGATTCTTACGCGCTGCTGAACTAAGAGCAAAAACAGGTGAGACAAACAGGTTAGAAATGATTACTGCCCGTTCACAGAGTCTTGAAATAAGAAATCAATTGTTTCAGGTTACTTCCGATATTTCCATTAGCAGCAACAAACTTATGACATTGTTAAACAGCACGATTCCCATGATCCCTTCAGTGAAAAATGTCATCAGAATCGGATCTTCCCATATTATTGACACTGTTTCATTTGAAGATAATCCTTCACTCAGGTATATTAAACAGCTGGTTGAAATTTCACAAATGGAGAAAAAACTTGAACGGAGTAAAATGTTGCCTGATTTCAATGTCGGTTATTTTAGTCAGACTATTATTGGTACCCAGGATGTTAATGGAGCTCCGCGCACTTTTGGAAATGACTTTCGGTTTAACGGAGTTCAGGCTGGTATATCTGTCCCATTGTGGTTTGCACCCTACACTTCCAGAATAAAAGCTGCAAAAATTTCAGAAGAAATAGCACGTACAAACGCGGAGAATTATTCAAAATCAATTTCAGGTAATATTCAATCACTTATAGATGAGTATAATAAGTACTCCAATAGCGTTGACTATTATGAGAAGCAAGCTGTCCCGGAGGCTGAAATAATAATTGATCAGGCAACAAGAAGTTATAAAGCCGGTGCTTTGGACTACCTCGATTATGTGCTCACTCTGAACAGGGCGCTTACAATCAGACAGAACTATCTTGATGCACTCAATAGTTTTAACCAGACAATAATAGCAATAGAATATGTTACAGGAAAAATATTTTAA
- a CDS encoding aminodeoxychorismate synthase component I, which translates to MNQYGADKEPFVFIIDYEMKSPEIYKLKSLPTGIKFSTPLYSNSLRGQISTGEILMKKHPVSFSRYSEAFSYVRKNIELGNTYLLNLTFPTEIETDLTLGELFQSGTAKYKLLYHNDFVVFSPEIFVRISNGLIKSYPMKGTIEASFPNAEMILLEDKKEEAEHNTIVDLIRNDMSRVADKVSVTRYKYIDRIKTGRGELLQMSSEITGHLMSGYEKKLGEIITGLLPAGSVTGAPKKATIDIIRKSEKYNRGWYTGVFGVFDGTKLDSGVMIRFIERTDNKFYFKSGGGITFMSDPLKEYEELISKVYVPIG; encoded by the coding sequence ATGAATCAGTATGGTGCTGATAAAGAGCCGTTTGTATTTATTATTGATTATGAAATGAAGTCACCGGAGATCTATAAACTAAAATCTCTGCCGACAGGTATCAAATTTTCAACACCGCTTTATTCAAATTCCCTTAGAGGTCAGATAAGCACAGGAGAGATTTTAATGAAGAAGCATCCTGTCTCTTTTTCCAGGTATTCAGAAGCTTTCTCATATGTCAGAAAAAACATTGAACTGGGTAACACATACTTGCTCAACCTTACATTTCCGACCGAAATAGAGACCGATTTGACACTGGGAGAACTATTTCAGTCAGGTACTGCAAAATATAAACTATTGTATCATAATGATTTTGTAGTTTTTTCTCCGGAAATATTTGTCAGGATAAGTAATGGATTAATCAAATCCTATCCGATGAAAGGGACAATTGAGGCATCTTTTCCAAATGCGGAAATGATTCTTCTTGAGGATAAAAAAGAGGAGGCTGAACATAATACAATCGTTGACCTGATCAGAAACGACATGAGCAGAGTGGCCGATAAGGTAAGTGTAACAAGGTATAAATATATCGACAGGATTAAAACAGGAAGAGGTGAATTGTTGCAGATGAGCTCCGAAATTACCGGCCATCTTATGAGTGGTTATGAAAAAAAACTGGGGGAAATAATAACCGGTTTGTTGCCTGCCGGATCAGTAACAGGTGCTCCCAAGAAAGCGACAATCGATATAATACGGAAAAGTGAAAAATACAACAGGGGCTGGTATACAGGTGTATTCGGAGTTTTTGACGGTACAAAGCTCGACAGCGGGGTAATGATACGGTTTATTGAAAGAACAGACAATAAGTTTTACTTCAAGAGTGGCGGCGGAATTACATTCATGAGCGATCCATTGAAGGAATATGAAGAATTAATATCCAAAGTATATGTCCCTATTGGTTGA
- a CDS encoding class I SAM-dependent methyltransferase, with product MFNNSVLSFSMSDTEKKLYLKDLIESGGPELHDYNKFTSVINSLSPSQVDDFRLLLAPVLNENTLIGYGFKKPFGYPGDFSLINSIYSFHINEDVRYKNWDVFFQNQPGAIAVRNRKDYFINKCKQLTSSGEREIKVLILGSGPATDVNEFMVTNPGRRITFDLIDFDQNAIDFSRKQNEIFNGAISYNRINVLRYKPFKTYDLIWSAGLFDYFKDKHFVFLIQKYINYLKEDGEYIISNFSTENPTRRLMEVLSDWFLNHRSKDDLLNIAARACIDEKYVKIDTEPLGVNLFLKIRKSAY from the coding sequence ATGTTCAATAATTCAGTCTTGTCTTTCAGTATGTCTGATACTGAGAAAAAACTATATCTAAAAGATCTGATAGAATCCGGAGGACCCGAACTTCATGATTATAACAAGTTCACATCAGTGATTAACAGCCTTAGCCCTTCTCAGGTTGATGATTTCAGGTTGTTGCTGGCCCCTGTACTTAATGAGAATACATTAATAGGCTATGGTTTTAAAAAGCCATTTGGATATCCGGGCGACTTCAGCCTTATTAACTCTATTTACAGTTTCCATATAAATGAAGATGTTAGATACAAAAACTGGGATGTTTTTTTCCAGAATCAACCAGGTGCCATTGCTGTAAGAAACCGCAAGGATTATTTCATCAATAAGTGCAAACAGCTTACTTCTTCCGGGGAGAGGGAGATAAAAGTCCTTATTCTAGGTTCCGGTCCGGCAACAGATGTCAACGAATTTATGGTTACAAATCCGGGCAGAAGAATAACTTTCGATCTTATTGATTTTGATCAGAATGCAATAGATTTTTCGAGGAAGCAAAATGAGATTTTCAATGGTGCAATCTCGTATAACCGGATAAATGTACTTCGTTACAAACCATTCAAAACATATGATCTGATATGGAGTGCAGGGCTTTTTGATTATTTCAAGGATAAGCACTTTGTGTTCCTGATTCAGAAATATATTAACTATCTGAAAGAAGACGGTGAATATATTATCAGCAATTTCAGCACAGAGAATCCAACAAGAAGGTTAATGGAAGTATTATCTGACTGGTTTCTGAATCACAGGAGTAAGGATGATCTTTTGAATATTGCAGCACGGGCCTGTATCGACGAAAAGTATGTGAAGATTGACACTGAACCTCTTGGAGTAAACCTGTTCCTTAAGATCAGAAAGTCGGCTTACTGA
- a CDS encoding efflux RND transporter periplasmic adaptor subunit, with amino-acid sequence MIKLNYKIFIVLLGLMFSGVSCSSGDKPATETVIMEVLPEDIVELRDDQIKLAGIQLGPVEMRSVSNTIKVNGIVSVAPQNQATVCMPLGGFVKNTTLLPGNAVSKGQVLAVIENQDFIDIQQNYLEAKNRLVYAEAEYTRHTELYKDDVYSEKNVQQVTVEYKNLKALVRSLEQKLFLIGINPDKLNEDNISNSVNLLSPIRGFLKAVNVNIGQYVSPTDILFEIVNSDKLFLELTLFEKDADRVVAGQKIKFYINNESEAHEAIISQTGKSVSDDKTFRVYGTVTSSCKNLLPGMYVNALIEESDIKVTALPSEAIVSFDDKDYIFVYEKEKMEEGNAMTEYRIFEVKKGITSSGFTGITLPEGFDINNAKIVIKGAYNLMSAKKNAGEMAC; translated from the coding sequence ATGATAAAACTTAATTATAAAATTTTCATCGTTCTCCTGGGATTAATGTTTTCAGGAGTATCGTGCAGCAGTGGTGACAAACCTGCAACAGAAACAGTCATAATGGAGGTATTACCTGAGGATATAGTTGAACTACGCGACGATCAGATTAAACTTGCCGGTATACAGTTAGGTCCGGTTGAGATGCGTTCTGTCAGTAATACCATTAAAGTAAATGGTATTGTTTCAGTTGCTCCGCAAAATCAGGCAACAGTTTGTATGCCGCTGGGCGGTTTTGTTAAGAATACAACTCTTTTGCCCGGTAACGCTGTAAGTAAAGGGCAGGTATTGGCTGTGATCGAAAATCAGGATTTCATTGATATTCAGCAAAATTATCTTGAAGCAAAGAACCGTCTTGTTTATGCTGAAGCTGAATATACGCGTCATACTGAATTATATAAAGACGATGTCTATTCTGAAAAAAACGTACAGCAGGTAACTGTTGAATATAAAAACCTGAAAGCTCTGGTAAGATCACTTGAACAAAAGCTTTTTCTTATAGGAATAAACCCGGATAAACTTAATGAAGATAATATTAGTAACAGCGTCAACCTTTTATCGCCAATCAGAGGTTTTCTGAAAGCTGTTAATGTGAATATTGGGCAGTATGTTTCACCAACTGATATCCTTTTCGAGATTGTAAACAGTGATAAGCTGTTTCTTGAACTGACTCTCTTTGAAAAGGATGCAGATCGGGTGGTTGCCGGACAGAAAATTAAGTTTTACATTAACAACGAATCAGAAGCACACGAAGCAATTATCTCTCAGACAGGGAAATCGGTAAGCGACGACAAGACATTCAGGGTTTATGGAACTGTTACAAGTTCCTGTAAGAATTTACTCCCGGGCATGTATGTGAATGCATTGATCGAAGAATCAGACATTAAAGTAACAGCACTTCCCTCAGAGGCAATTGTAAGTTTTGATGATAAGGATTATATCTTTGTCTATGAAAAAGAAAAGATGGAGGAGGGTAATGCTATGACCGAATACCGGATCTTCGAAGTTAAAAAGGGTATAACATCTTCAGGATTTACAGGGATCACTCTGCCTGAAGGATTTGATATCAATAATGCTAAGATAGTCATAAAGGGAGCTTATAATCTTATGTCTGCCAAGAAGAACGCCGGAGAAATGGCTTGTTAA